The following nucleotide sequence is from Pseudomonas sessilinigenes.
GCGCTGGCGCAGTGGGTGCCGACCTCGGAACAGAACCTCAAGGGCGCCCTGGCGATGAACGTGGAGTTCTGGGTCGATCATGGCGAGGAGCTGGAAGAGCGCTTCAACGCCTGGGCCAGCAAGTAACCCCAACGGGCTGGACGTCGGCGGACGTGCGGCCCTATCGTTTGCCAGCCCAACAGCCTGGAGGACTCCAATAATGAACAAGATCGTGCCCAGCCCCCACGCCCTGACCGAGCGCAGCGTCACCGAGCAGCGCCTGCGCGAAGAGCTGGCGGCTTGCTACCGCCTGATCGCGCACTTTCGCATGACCGATTTGATCTTCACCCATATCTCGGTGCGCCTGCCCGGGCCCGAGCATCACTTCCTGATCAACCCCTACGGACTGATGTTCGAGGAAATCACCGCCTCCAACCTGGTGAAGATCGACCTCGATGGCCAGGCCGTGGAACCTTCGCCGTATCCGGTGAACCCGGCGGGGTTCGTGATCCACAGCGCCATCCATGGCGCTCGCGACGATGCCCAGTGTGTGCTGCACACCCATACCAAGGCCGGTTGTGCGGTGGCGGCGCTCAAGTGTGGCTTGCTGCCGGTGAACCAGATCTCCATGGAGTTCTATGGCCGGGTGGCCTACCACGACTACGAAGGCGTGGCCCTGGACCTGGCCGAGCAACAGCGGCTGGTGGCTGACCTGGGCGACAAGAGCGTGCTGATGCTGCGCAACCACGGCCTGCTCACCGTGGGCGAAACCGTCAGCCAGGCATTCTTGCGCATGTATTACCTGGAGAAGGCCTGCGAGATCCAGCTGGCGGCCCAGGCGGCGGGGGAGATCGTGCTGCCACCGGACGCGGTCTGCGCCCACACCGAGCGCCAGTTCAACGACCCGGGCCGGCCGTTGCAGGAGGGCGAACTGAGCGACCCGGACGCCATGCAACTGGCCTGGGCCGCGCTGCTGCGCCTGCTCGAGCGCATCGCCCCCGGCTACCGCGACTGACGCCACCACCCCAGCGCCCGTAACACCAAGCACCGCAGCGCGGCAGGCAAACCGTGGATAACGATTGGCGGCTCGTGCCGAGCCGTGCGCAACCTGCGCCAGCGGCTACACGAAGCCCTGTAGTCGCTGTAGAGCGCAGCGAGGCTGCGCCAAGGCCCGCAGGGCCTTCAGCGATCGATCGGCCAACACTGTCCCGGCACCGCTGGGAATCTGGCCAGTTCACAAAGGCTTGTTGTACAGTCGTTCAACTGTCATTTCCCGTCATTGCCAAGGAGTCATGCCCCATGAACCAGGAAGCGCGCTTTTCCCGCCTGGAACCCGGGTTGCGCAAGGCCGAGCTGATCGAGGCGACCCTGACCTGCCTCAAGCTCCACGGTTTCCAGGGCGCGTCGATCCGCAAGATCAGCGCCGAGGCCGGGGTCTCGGTGGGGCTGATCAGCCATCACTATTCCGGCAAGGACGAGTTGGTGGCCGAGGCCTATCGCTCGATCACCGGGCGGGTCATGAACCTGCTGCGCGAAGCCATGGACCAGGCCGCGCCGGCGCCCCGGGAGCGTTTGTCGGCGTTCTTCCGGGCCTCGTTCTGCGCCGAACTGCTGGACCCGCAACTGCTGGACGCCTGGTTGGCGTTCTGGGGCGCGGTGAAGACCGCCGAAGCGATCAACCAGGCCCACGACCATTCCTACGCCGAATACCGCAACGAACTGGCCGGACTCCTGGCCAGCCTGGCCGGGGACCAGGCCTGGGCCGACTTCGACGCGGACCTGGCGGCCATCAGCCTCAGCGCCTTGCTCGACGGCCTGTGGCTGGAGTCCGGGCTCAACCCCGGGACCTTCAGCCCGCAGCAAGGCGTGCAGATCTGCGAAGCCTGGGTCGAGGGCGTGCTGGCCAGCCAGGGGCGGGGCTTTCGCCAGCCGACATAGGGCTGTTGATCGGTTGTTCAGTAATGGCTAGGCTGCTGCGCACAAGGCGACACCTCTAATAAAAATAATCAGGAACACAGGCGATGACTCCTCGGGTATTGATCGTCGACGACGATCCGTTGATTCGCGAACTGCTCCAGGCCTATCTGTCCCAGGAAGGCTACGACGTGCATTGCGCCGCCACGGCGGAACAGGCCGAGAGCTTCCTCGACCAGCACACGGTCGATCTGTTGATGCTCGATATCCGCCTGCCCGGCAAGGACGGCCTGACCCTGACCCGCGAGCTGCGAGTGCGCTCGGAGGTGGGGATCATCCTGATCACCGGGCGCAACGACGACATCGACCGCATCGTCGGCCTGGAATGCGGCGCCGACGACTACGTGATCAAGCCCCTCAACCCCCGCGAGCTGGTGTCCCGGGCCAAGAACCTGGTCCGCCGCGTGCGCCATGCCCGCCAGCCACCAGCGCCGGCCAGCCATCCCAGCCCGGTCAAGCAGTTCGCCGACTGGGCCCTGGACACCGACCGCCGCCGGCTGATCGACGCCCGGGGCGGCGAGACCTTGCTGACCCACGGCGAATACCAGCTGCTCAGCGTGTTCCTGCGCAACAGTGGCCACACCCTCAGCCGCGACCAGTTGATGGACCAGATCCGCAACCGCGAGTGGGTGCCCAGCGACCGCTCCATCGACGTACTGGTGGGGCGCTTGCGGCGCAAGCTGCATGACGACCCGGCCGAGCCGGAGCTGATCATCACCATCCACGGTGCCGGCTATCTGTTCACTGCCAGCGTGGCCGCCTGAGGTGCTGCGCCGCGCCTGGGCCTTGGGGCTGATGCTGCTGGCCGGCGCGGCGCTGGCCGAGCCCAGGCCGACCCTGAAATATTGCGACTACCCGGTGTACCCGCCGATCTCCTGGAGCGACGGCAGCCAGGTGCGCGGCCTGGCCCCGAGCCTGGTGCGCCAGGTGCTGGGGGACTTGGGATACCAGGTGCAGGTGGTGGTGCTGGGCAACTGGAAGCGCTGCCTGCTGGATGCCGCCGCCGGCCGCGTGGACGTGGTGCTGGCCTACCGCACCGGACAGCGCCAGCAGGGGTTGCGGTTCTCCCGGGTGCCGGTGCTGCGCGAGGAGGTGGCGCTGTT
It contains:
- a CDS encoding class II aldolase/adducin family protein; the encoded protein is MNKIVPSPHALTERSVTEQRLREELAACYRLIAHFRMTDLIFTHISVRLPGPEHHFLINPYGLMFEEITASNLVKIDLDGQAVEPSPYPVNPAGFVIHSAIHGARDDAQCVLHTHTKAGCAVAALKCGLLPVNQISMEFYGRVAYHDYEGVALDLAEQQRLVADLGDKSVLMLRNHGLLTVGETVSQAFLRMYYLEKACEIQLAAQAAGEIVLPPDAVCAHTERQFNDPGRPLQEGELSDPDAMQLAWAALLRLLERIAPGYRD
- a CDS encoding TetR family transcriptional regulator C-terminal domain-containing protein; amino-acid sequence: MNQEARFSRLEPGLRKAELIEATLTCLKLHGFQGASIRKISAEAGVSVGLISHHYSGKDELVAEAYRSITGRVMNLLREAMDQAAPAPRERLSAFFRASFCAELLDPQLLDAWLAFWGAVKTAEAINQAHDHSYAEYRNELAGLLASLAGDQAWADFDADLAAISLSALLDGLWLESGLNPGTFSPQQGVQICEAWVEGVLASQGRGFRQPT
- a CDS encoding response regulator, producing the protein MTPRVLIVDDDPLIRELLQAYLSQEGYDVHCAATAEQAESFLDQHTVDLLMLDIRLPGKDGLTLTRELRVRSEVGIILITGRNDDIDRIVGLECGADDYVIKPLNPRELVSRAKNLVRRVRHARQPPAPASHPSPVKQFADWALDTDRRRLIDARGGETLLTHGEYQLLSVFLRNSGHTLSRDQLMDQIRNREWVPSDRSIDVLVGRLRRKLHDDPAEPELIITIHGAGYLFTASVAA